TGAGGTGCAGGTGGGTCATTGCAGAACCTTCTGAACATGCAGGGCGGTAGAGCCACTGCCGTCGGTATAGGCGTGCTCGTCCTGGTGGGTGGGCGGAAAGCCTTTCGAGCGGGAAAGGGGAGTGGCCGAGGTCCAACCCGCCCGGGTGGTGAGCACCAGCCGCCGGGCACCCCGGGCACGCGCCTCGGCTTTCAGCTGTGCCAGCAGCCCCTGCGCCAGGCCACGCCCGCGCCAGTCGGGGTGGACCGAGACACGCTCAAGGCGCCACGTCTGACCCTCTTCGGGGCTCACGGCGCCGCAGCACACCGGTTGCCCCTGGACCGTGCCCACCAGCAGCAGGCGCGGGGCGGCAGAGGTGTCCGGCAGGCCCGGCACGTCGCCCAGATATTCCTCGCGCAGCGGATCAAAGCGTTCCCGCAGCCCCGCCAGAAGCAGCGTGCGGGTGGCCAGCGCGGTGCGGGGCGACACCGGGGCAAACTCGATCATGCCCGTTTCACCCCCAGCACCACGCGCTCGCGGCGGCTGACTTCCAGTTCACTGCAATTCAGGGCCGGGTGGCTGAACAGGGCGGCGCGCAACGGGTCGCCGCCCCGCAGCGCTTCGGGCAGGTGTGCCGGCGGACTGAAATCGTCCATGACCAGCAGGCCCCCGGGGGCCAGGGCGGCCACCAGCTGCCCCAGCGCCTCGCCTTCGCCCTTGGCCGCGCGGCAATCGGCAAACAGAAGGTCAAAGGGCCCCTGAGCCAGCGCGCCGGTCCAGTCGCCGTGCAGCACCCGGGCGCGCGGGTCGGGGGCCAGGACGGCCCAGGCGGTCTCGGCACGCAGGGGGTCGGCCTCTACGGTCAGCAGGCGCGCGGAGGGGTCCATGCCGGCCAGCAGCCACGCGGCGCCTGCGCCCACCCCACTGCCCAGTTCCAGCAGCCGCCCGCCCGGCTTGCTGGCGGCCAGGGTGCGCAGCAAGCGGCCCGTGTCCAGCGAACACGAGTCCTGGATGTGCAGCCGCGCGGCTTCTTTCAGGGCGGCCGTGACCAGCGGGGGCACGTCCAGGCCGCTGGGTAACTCGCCGCGCGCCGCCAGCACCTGCCGCAGTTGCACGTCATCGGCCCAGGGCAGTGCCCGGGGATTCACCCAGGCCACCGGGCGGCCTTCGGGGCTGGGGTCCAGGGCCAGCAGGCGCAGCGGCCAGCACTCGGCGTCCGCGCCGCTGGCCCCGGTCAGAGGGACGGGTTCGCCCGCCACCTCGGTGTGGGCGCCGGTTTCCTCCCAGGCTTCCCGCATGGCCGCCTGCGCGCCGCTCTCGCCGGGGTGGACCCCGCCGCCCGGCAGGGTCCAGCCGCCCCAGGCCAGGCCCACCATCAGCACATAGCCGTCCTCCCGCTCAATCCAGGCGCAGGCGCGGCCCACCCGGTCGGCCCCGGGCGAGAGGTTGGCAAACCGGGGCGCGCTCACGCCAGGACCGCCAGCGCGTCGGCCAGTGGGGCGCGGCGATCCCGCAGAGCCCGCAGGGTGCCGGCCTCATAGAGCGCCTCGGCCAGGGCCACGTCGTCGGGGTGGGCCGCCGCAAAGCTGTGCAGCACCGCGCCGCGCTCGCCCCTGCCCTCTTCCACGATGGCGTGAACCATCAGCCGCAGGGCCAGCCGCTGCACGGCCTCGGGGGC
This sequence is a window from Deinococcus multiflagellatus. Protein-coding genes within it:
- a CDS encoding NUDIX domain-containing protein; translated protein: MSAPRFANLSPGADRVGRACAWIEREDGYVLMVGLAWGGWTLPGGGVHPGESGAQAAMREAWEETGAHTEVAGEPVPLTGASGADAECWPLRLLALDPSPEGRPVAWVNPRALPWADDVQLRQVLAARGELPSGLDVPPLVTAALKEAARLHIQDSCSLDTGRLLRTLAASKPGGRLLELGSGVGAGAAWLLAGMDPSARLLTVEADPLRAETAWAVLAPDPRARVLHGDWTGALAQGPFDLLFADCRAAKGEGEALGQLVAALAPGGLLVMDDFSPPAHLPEALRGGDPLRAALFSHPALNCSELEVSRRERVVLGVKRA
- a CDS encoding GNAT family N-acetyltransferase; this translates as MIEFAPVSPRTALATRTLLLAGLRERFDPLREEYLGDVPGLPDTSAAPRLLLVGTVQGQPVCCGAVSPEEGQTWRLERVSVHPDWRGRGLAQGLLAQLKAEARARGARRLVLTTRAGWTSATPLSRSKGFPPTHQDEHAYTDGSGSTALHVQKVLQ